AGGCCGACGAAGACCAGGATGCCGATGATCGACACCGCGAACTGCAGCGCGCTGGAGCCCAGGAAGATGTTGAGGATGCTGGCGAGGATTACCCCGATCAGGCCCATGATCAGGAAGCTGCCGAACTTCGACAGGTCGCGCTTGGTGGTATAGCCGTAGAGGCTCATCCCCGCGAACATCGCCGCGGCGCCGAAGAACGCCCGCGCGATCGACACCCCGGTGAAGACCAGGAAGATCGAGGCCAGCGACAGGCCCATGACCGCGCAGAAGGCCCAGAACAGCACCTGCGCGGTGGGGCCCGACACGGTCTCGATCCGGAAGGACAGGAACATCACGAAGGCCAGCGGCGCCAGCATCACCACCCACCTGAGCGGCGTGGAAAAGATCGGCACGTAGATCGCCGGGACCGAGGCGACGGTCACCGCCACCAGGCCGGTGACCAGCAGGCCCAGTCCCATATAGGTGTAGATGCGCAGCAGATGCGCGCGCAGGCCGTCGTCCAGGACGGCCGCCGGGGCAAATC
Above is a window of Paracoccus liaowanqingii DNA encoding:
- a CDS encoding Bax inhibitor-1/YccA family protein; the protein is MPSPIPQTGRSAGFAPAAVLDDGLRAHLLRIYTYMGLGLLVTGLVAVTVASVPAIYVPIFSTPLRWVVMLAPLAFVMFLSFRIETVSGPTAQVLFWAFCAVMGLSLASIFLVFTGVSIARAFFGAAAMFAGMSLYGYTTKRDLSKFGSFLIMGLIGVILASILNIFLGSSALQFAVSIIGILVFVGLTAWDTQSIKLAYAEHHDAETRQKLAVMGALSLYLNFINIFQLLLSLTGQREE